The following are encoded together in the Streptomyces sp. NBC_01465 genome:
- a CDS encoding glycoside hydrolase family 97 catalytic domain-containing protein, whose protein sequence is MLRIVTLTTGAGLAGVDFAASHGMQFIEFDSGWYGPEHSSTDATAPIPALDLPAVISHAAQKDIGVLLYINPLAMSDSDALFALYRSWGVAGVKLGFINDGTQAMTQQIISWVRTAAANHLLVDSHDDVRPFGFERTYPNWISMEGVRGNEHFPTATHNLPLPYTRNIGGPMDYTICYGQSRDQTTNAHQMAMAAVYYQPLNFLYWYDSPSKYANTANWPGLPWFDAIPTSWDESRTLTGAIGQYIAVARRKGATWYLGTMTNENPRTLAIPLSFLDEARGTYTATIYADGTPGTRPCTTPLTVSTRNVTPATVLNVSMAPAGGQAVILTPA, encoded by the coding sequence GTGCTGCGCATCGTCACCCTGACCACCGGCGCGGGCCTGGCCGGCGTGGACTTCGCCGCCTCGCACGGCATGCAGTTCATCGAGTTCGACTCCGGCTGGTACGGGCCCGAGCACAGCAGCACCGACGCCACCGCACCGATCCCCGCCCTCGACCTGCCCGCGGTGATCTCCCACGCGGCGCAAAAGGACATCGGTGTCCTCCTCTACATCAACCCCCTGGCGATGAGCGATTCCGACGCCCTCTTCGCCCTCTACCGGAGCTGGGGAGTGGCCGGCGTCAAACTCGGCTTCATCAACGACGGAACCCAGGCCATGACCCAGCAGATCATCTCCTGGGTGCGGACCGCCGCGGCCAACCACCTCCTGGTCGACTCGCACGACGACGTCCGGCCGTTCGGCTTCGAGCGCACCTACCCCAACTGGATCAGCATGGAAGGGGTACGCGGCAACGAGCACTTCCCCACGGCCACCCACAACCTGCCCCTCCCCTACACCCGCAACATCGGCGGCCCGATGGACTACACCATCTGCTACGGGCAGTCCCGCGACCAGACCACCAACGCGCACCAGATGGCGATGGCGGCGGTCTACTACCAACCGCTGAACTTCCTTTACTGGTACGACTCACCGTCCAAGTACGCCAACACCGCGAACTGGCCCGGTCTGCCCTGGTTCGACGCCATCCCCACCAGCTGGGACGAGAGCCGAACCCTCACCGGCGCCATCGGCCAGTACATCGCCGTCGCCCGGCGCAAGGGCGCCACCTGGTACCTCGGCACGATGACCAACGAGAACCCCCGCACCCTCGCCATCCCGCTGTCCTTCCTCGACGAGGCCCGTGGCACCTACACCGCGACCATCTATGCCGACGGAACCCCGGGAACCAGGCCCTGTACGACCCCCCTCACCGTCAGCACCCGAAACGTCACCCCTGCAACCGTTCTCAACGTGTCGATGGCCCCGGCAGGCGGCCAGGCCGTCATCCTCACCCCCGCGTGA
- a CDS encoding glycoside hydrolase family 3 C-terminal domain-containing protein produces the protein MSTAAVSATPHFRDPGLPLAERVDELLSQLTAEERIAMLHQYSPAIPRLGVGEFRTGTETLHGVARLGEATTFPQAVGLGASWDESLVREVAEAVSVEQRAFHHHRPPAVGTGRTSLQGWAPVVNLLRDPRWGRNEEGYSEDPAHSARLGDAFCRGMSGDDPEHLRTAPVLKHFLGYNNEDERCTTSSGLRPRVLHEYDLAAFRLAIATGAATGVMAAYNLVNGRPCHVSPLIEQQLRRWAEPTGHELFVVSDAEAPSNLVDPEHYYEDHAESHAAALRAGIDSFTDHGEDSSVTIGRITEALERGLLTMDDVDLAVRRQLAIRFRLGEFDPEHDPYAGLGWEVVNSPAHQELALRAATESVVLLKNEGLLPLPADRRVAVVGPLACTLFEDWYSGSHPYRITVADGLGVQGVEGVDRIVLRTADGRALTATGPEGMLTVADTQDSDPSAQFDLFDWDLGVLTLRSAATGRYASLRDADRRVAADRDQPGDWYVRETFRLEPDGDGGELLRSVLTGRYAQVHAATGVVTMSGESPAVAAVLTRTVVHDGIAEAVAAAAAADTAVVVLGNDPHINGRETQDRAGLNLPPNQDRLLRAVLAAQPDTVLIVMSSYPYAVDWAAEHVPAILWTSHAGQETGRALARVLRGDADASGRLPQTWYQGDDHLPERLDYDIIKAGWTYQYHRTPALYPFGHGLSYADFSYSRLALDADRLPQDGTVTARVSLGNRGERAGMETVQLYVRALDARYEAPLLRLADFRKVRLQPGEWAELEFRLPVEQALAHWDVATGDFTVDPGRYELLVARSAADPVHTARFTVDGPAPAPRRAVGRPLRAVDFDDYRDAVIVDAGHTDGDAVTPAANQAARLVFRNVDLTGAATLTAEVSRTAPGPAGLDVYANGLLLAALPVDSTGDRYTWTTVSAALSHQHGTVGELTVVLTGEQRLATLTFAL, from the coding sequence GTGAGCACTGCCGCCGTGTCCGCCACGCCCCATTTCCGCGATCCCGGGCTTCCCCTGGCCGAGCGCGTCGACGAGCTGCTCTCCCAGCTCACGGCCGAGGAGCGAATCGCCATGCTGCACCAGTACTCCCCGGCGATCCCCCGGCTGGGAGTCGGCGAGTTCCGTACCGGCACCGAGACCCTGCACGGCGTCGCCCGGCTGGGCGAGGCCACCACCTTCCCGCAGGCCGTGGGCCTCGGCGCGAGCTGGGACGAGAGCCTGGTCCGCGAGGTCGCCGAGGCCGTCTCGGTCGAACAGCGCGCCTTCCACCACCACCGCCCGCCGGCAGTCGGCACCGGCCGCACCAGCCTGCAGGGCTGGGCACCGGTGGTGAACCTGCTGCGCGACCCCCGCTGGGGACGCAACGAGGAGGGCTACTCCGAGGACCCCGCGCACTCCGCCCGGCTCGGCGACGCCTTCTGCCGGGGCATGTCCGGCGACGACCCGGAGCATCTGCGCACCGCCCCCGTCCTCAAGCACTTCCTCGGCTACAACAACGAGGACGAGCGCTGCACCACCTCCTCCGGGCTGCGCCCCCGGGTGCTGCACGAGTACGACCTGGCCGCCTTCAGGCTCGCCATCGCCACCGGCGCCGCCACCGGCGTCATGGCCGCGTACAACCTCGTCAACGGCCGTCCCTGCCACGTCAGTCCGCTGATCGAGCAGCAGCTGCGGCGCTGGGCCGAACCCACCGGGCACGAGCTGTTCGTGGTCAGCGACGCCGAGGCCCCGTCCAACCTGGTCGACCCCGAGCACTACTACGAGGACCACGCGGAGTCGCACGCTGCCGCCCTCAGGGCCGGCATCGACTCCTTCACCGACCACGGCGAGGACTCGTCCGTCACCATCGGCCGGATCACCGAGGCCCTCGAACGCGGCCTGCTCACCATGGACGACGTGGACCTGGCCGTGCGCCGTCAGCTGGCGATCCGCTTCCGCCTGGGCGAGTTCGACCCCGAGCACGATCCCTACGCCGGCCTCGGCTGGGAGGTCGTCAACTCCCCCGCCCACCAGGAGCTCGCTCTGCGCGCAGCCACCGAGTCCGTGGTGCTGCTGAAGAACGAGGGGCTGCTCCCACTGCCCGCCGACCGCCGGGTCGCCGTCGTCGGCCCACTGGCCTGCACCCTGTTCGAGGACTGGTACAGCGGCAGCCACCCCTACCGGATCACCGTCGCCGACGGCCTCGGCGTCCAGGGCGTGGAGGGCGTGGACCGGATCGTGCTGCGCACGGCGGACGGCCGGGCGCTGACCGCCACAGGCCCGGAAGGGATGCTGACCGTGGCGGATACCCAGGACAGCGACCCGTCCGCACAGTTCGACCTCTTCGACTGGGATCTCGGGGTGCTCACCCTGCGCTCGGCCGCCACCGGCCGCTACGCCTCCCTGCGCGACGCCGACCGCCGGGTAGCCGCCGACCGGGACCAGCCCGGCGACTGGTACGTCCGCGAGACCTTCCGGCTCGAACCCGACGGCGACGGGGGCGAGTTGCTGCGGAGCGTCCTCACCGGCCGGTACGCGCAGGTCCACGCCGCCACCGGCGTTGTCACCATGTCCGGAGAGTCGCCGGCGGTGGCAGCGGTCCTCACCCGCACCGTCGTCCATGACGGCATCGCCGAGGCCGTCGCCGCCGCAGCCGCGGCGGACACCGCGGTCGTCGTCCTGGGCAACGACCCGCACATCAACGGCCGGGAGACCCAGGACCGGGCCGGACTGAACCTCCCGCCGAACCAGGACCGCCTGCTGCGCGCGGTCCTCGCCGCCCAGCCGGACACCGTCCTGATCGTCATGTCCAGCTACCCCTACGCGGTGGACTGGGCCGCCGAGCACGTCCCCGCGATCCTGTGGACCTCCCACGCCGGCCAGGAGACCGGCCGCGCCCTCGCCCGCGTGCTGCGCGGGGACGCCGACGCCTCAGGCCGCCTCCCGCAGACCTGGTACCAGGGCGACGACCACCTGCCCGAACGCCTCGACTACGACATCATCAAGGCCGGCTGGACCTACCAGTACCACCGCACCCCCGCCCTCTACCCCTTCGGCCACGGGCTCTCCTACGCCGACTTCAGCTACTCCCGACTCGCCCTCGACGCCGACCGCCTGCCCCAGGACGGAACGGTCACGGCCCGGGTCTCCCTGGGTAACCGGGGCGAGCGGGCCGGAATGGAGACCGTCCAGCTCTACGTCCGCGCACTGGACGCACGCTACGAGGCACCACTGCTGCGCCTCGCCGACTTCCGCAAGGTCCGGCTGCAACCCGGCGAATGGGCCGAGCTGGAGTTCCGGCTGCCCGTCGAGCAGGCACTGGCCCACTGGGACGTCGCCACCGGCGACTTCACCGTGGACCCCGGCCGCTACGAACTGCTCGTCGCCCGCAGCGCCGCCGACCCCGTGCACACCGCCCGGTTCACCGTGGACGGACCGGCTCCCGCTCCCCGCCGGGCCGTCGGCCGGCCACTGCGTGCCGTGGACTTCGACGACTACCGCGACGCCGTCATCGTCGACGCCGGCCACACCGACGGGGACGCGGTGACGCCTGCCGCGAACCAAGCCGCGCGACTGGTCTTCCGCAACGTGGACCTCACCGGCGCGGCCACGCTGACCGCCGAGGTCTCCCGCACCGCGCCCGGCCCGGCCGGCCTGGACGTCTACGCGAACGGACTGCTGCTCGCTGCACTGCCGGTGGACTCGACCGGCGACCGGTACACCTGGACCACCGTCAGCGCCGCCCTGAGCCACCAGCACGGCACGGTCGGCGAACTGACGGTCGTACTCACCGGTGAACAGCGCCTCGCCACGCTGACGTTCGCGCTCTGA
- a CDS encoding glycoside hydrolase family 43 protein yields the protein MTSATSPVIPGFHPDPSVCRVGEDYYLVCSSFEYFPGLPVFHSRDLVNWTQIGNALDRPSQLDLPPDTPSSGGLYAPTLRHHDGRFWLIVTNVASGGGNMVYTAADPAGPWSDPVRVPGVPSIDPDLAWDEDGTCWCTYAGVAQVRLDPSTGEILGEPYPVWSGTPGSIAPEAPHLYRIGDHWYLMLAEGGTERGHSVSIARGPSPSGPFEPCPANPILTHRGTNKPVQNTGHADLVQAPDGSWWMLLLAVRPQGGTPGWHVLGRETFLAPVSWEDGWPVIGEVGVERAELPWLVAAPTPEPERDDFEPGDLAHHWISLRDRPTELVSTKERDSWLTLRARGASLDEPDVVLLGRRQQHLAFRARTLIDTAEGSGGLAVRLDEFHHYSIEATPGGRLSVIARIGSLRTVTAEHTLPAGPVTLFVRTGPAPEPHGARTGPDSLVFGFESADGTATELATLDGRYLSTEVAGGFTGRVISLYAATGTAHFDWFDYAPLVR from the coding sequence ATGACCTCCGCCACCAGCCCGGTGATCCCGGGCTTCCATCCCGACCCCAGCGTCTGCCGGGTCGGCGAGGACTACTACCTCGTCTGCTCCAGCTTCGAGTACTTCCCCGGCCTGCCCGTCTTCCACAGCCGCGACCTGGTCAACTGGACCCAGATCGGCAATGCCCTGGACCGCCCCAGCCAGCTCGACCTCCCTCCGGACACCCCCTCCTCCGGAGGCCTCTACGCCCCTACCCTGCGCCACCACGACGGTCGCTTCTGGCTGATCGTCACCAATGTCGCCTCCGGCGGCGGCAACATGGTCTACACGGCGGCCGACCCGGCAGGCCCCTGGTCCGATCCCGTCCGCGTCCCCGGCGTCCCCAGCATCGACCCCGACCTCGCCTGGGACGAGGACGGCACCTGCTGGTGCACCTACGCCGGGGTCGCCCAGGTCCGCCTCGACCCCTCTACCGGCGAAATCCTCGGCGAGCCCTACCCTGTCTGGTCCGGCACCCCCGGCTCCATCGCGCCCGAGGCGCCGCACCTCTACCGCATCGGCGACCACTGGTACCTCATGCTCGCCGAGGGCGGCACCGAACGCGGCCACAGCGTCTCCATCGCCCGCGGCCCCTCGCCCAGCGGCCCCTTCGAGCCGTGCCCGGCCAACCCGATCCTCACTCACCGCGGCACCAACAAGCCTGTCCAGAACACCGGCCACGCCGACCTGGTGCAGGCGCCCGACGGCAGCTGGTGGATGCTGCTGCTGGCCGTCCGGCCCCAGGGCGGCACCCCCGGCTGGCACGTACTCGGCCGCGAGACCTTCCTGGCCCCGGTCAGCTGGGAGGACGGCTGGCCCGTGATCGGCGAGGTCGGCGTGGAGCGCGCCGAGCTGCCCTGGCTGGTGGCGGCCCCCACCCCCGAGCCGGAGCGGGACGACTTCGAGCCCGGCGACCTGGCACACCACTGGATCTCCCTGCGCGACCGGCCCACCGAGCTGGTCAGCACCAAGGAGCGCGACAGCTGGCTGACCCTGCGCGCCCGCGGCGCCTCCCTGGACGAGCCCGACGTGGTCCTGCTGGGCCGCCGCCAGCAGCACCTCGCCTTCCGTGCCCGCACCCTGATCGATACGGCCGAGGGCAGCGGCGGGCTCGCCGTGCGCCTGGACGAGTTCCACCACTACAGCATCGAGGCGACCCCCGGGGGCCGACTCTCGGTCATCGCCAGGATCGGCTCGCTGCGCACCGTCACCGCCGAACACACCCTCCCGGCAGGCCCGGTGACCCTCTTCGTCCGCACCGGACCCGCCCCCGAGCCGCACGGCGCGCGCACCGGCCCCGACTCCCTGGTCTTCGGCTTCGAGTCCGCCGACGGAACGGCGACCGAGCTGGCCACCCTGGACGGCCGCTACCTCTCCACCGAGGTCGCCGGCGGCTTCACCGGACGCGTCATCAGCCTCTACGCCGCCACCGGGACAGCCCACTTCGACTGGTTCGACTACGCACCCCTGGTTCGCTAG